In one Diceros bicornis minor isolate mBicDic1 chromosome 2, mDicBic1.mat.cur, whole genome shotgun sequence genomic region, the following are encoded:
- the METTL6 gene encoding tRNA N(3)-methylcytidine methyltransferase METTL6 isoform X2, whose product MASSQKKGLQARILSSEEEEKLKRDQALVSDFKQQKLEKEAQKNWDLFYKRNSTNFFKDRHWTTREFEELRSCREFEDQKLTMLEAGCGVGNCLFPLLEEDPNIFAYACDFSPRAVEYVKQNPLYDTERCKVFQCDLTKDDLLEHVPPESVDVVMLIFVLSAVHPDKMHLVLQNIYKNSWLSSLWTQVMKKW is encoded by the exons ATGGCTTCTTCGCAAAAGAAAGGGCTGCAGGCAAGGATCCTCAGTTCTGAAGAAGAGGAGAAACTGAAAAGAGACCAAGCTTTAGTGTCtgattttaaacaacaaaaactggaaaaagaggcTCAGAAGAACTGGGACCTTTTTTACAAAAGAAATAGTACTAATTTCTTCAAAGATAGACACTGGACCACCAGAGAGTTTGAGGAGCTCAGATCATGTAGAGAG TTTGAAGATCAAAAATTGACTATGCTTGAAGCTGGCTGTGGGGTTGGGAACTGTTTATTCCCACTTTTGGAAGAAGATCCGAATATCTTTGCCTATGCCTGTGATTTTTCTCCAAGAGCAGTTGAATATGTTAAG CAAAATCCTTTATATGACACAGAAAGATGCAAGGTATTCCAGTGTGATCTAACTAAAGATGACCTTCTGGAACATGTGCCCCCAGAGTCTGTGGATGTTGTCATGTTGATATTTGTGCTCTCTGCTGTTCACCCTGATAAGATGCACCTTGTCCTACAAAACATTTACAAG
- the EAF1 gene encoding ELL-associated factor 1 — protein MAPPPPLPLRTQKSLPGAGSTAASLPQSLLPPRRGGTGWLPAPGGRRLGSPYAPERCPGSTVLPDAGAGSSGRGRAWGAPVRARGGCGAMNGTANPLLDREEHCLLLGESFEKRPRASFHTIRYDFKPASIDTSCEGELQVGKGDEVTITLPHIPGSTPPMTVFKGNKRPYQKDCVLIINHDTGEYVLEKLSSSIQVKKTRAEGSSKIQARMEQQPPRPPPPSQPPPPPPPMPFRAPTKPPVGPKTSPLKDNPSPEPQLDDIKRELRAEVDIIEQMSSSSGSSSSDSESSSGSDDDSSSSGGEDDGPASPLQPSHQQPYNSRPAVANGTSRPQGSNQLMNTLRNDLQLSESGSDSDD, from the exons ATGGCACCGCCCCCGCCACTTCCGCTACGAACCCAGAAGTCCCTCCCCGGCGCCGGAAGTACCGCCGCCTCGCTTCCTCAGAGTCTTCTCCCACCCCGACGCGGAGGGACCGGCTGGCTTCCGGCCCCGGGTGGGCGCCGGCTCGGCTCCCCTTACGCTCCGGAGCGGTGTCCCGGGAGCACCGTCCTGCCGGACGCCGGCGCCGGAAGCTCGGGCCGCGGCCGCGCCTGGGGAGCGCCGGTGCGGGCGCGAGGCGGGTGCGGGGCCATGAACGGGACCGCGAACCCGCTGCTGGACCGCGAGGAGCACTGCCTGCTGCTCGGGGAGAGCTTCGAGAAGCGGCCGCGGGCCTCCTTCCACACCATCCGCT ATGACTTTAAACCAGCATCTATAGACACTTCCTGTGAAGGAGAGCTTCAGGTTGGCAAAGGAGATGAAGTGACAATTACGCTGCCACATATCCCT GGATCCACACCACCGATGACTGTGTTCAAGGGGAACAAACGGCCTTATCAGAAAGACTGTGTGCTGATTATTAATCATGACACTGGTGAATATGTGCTGGAAAAGCTCAGTAGCAGCATTCAGGTCAAGAAAACAAG GGCTGAGGGgagcagtaaaatccaagcccGAATGGAACAGCAGCCCCCTCGTCCCCCACCGCCGTCAcagccaccaccacctccaccccctATGCCATTCAGAGCTCCAACGAAGCCTCCAGTTGGACCCAAAACTTCTCCCTTGAAAGATAACCCCTCACCTGAACCTCAGCTGGACGACATCAAAAGAG AGCTGAGGGCGGAAGTTGACATTATTGAACAGATGAGCAGCAGCAGTGGGAGCAGCTCCTCAGACTCTGAGAGCTCGTCAGGAAGCGATGACGACAGCTCCAGCAGCGGAGGTGAGGACGATGGCCCTGCGTCTCCTCTGCAGCCTTCGCACCAGCAACCCTATAACAGCAGGCCAGCCGTCGCCAACGGAACCAGCCGGCCGCAAGGAAGCAACCAGCTCATGAACACGCTCA GAAATGACTTGCAGTTGAGTGAGTCTGGCAGTGACAGTGATGACTAG